AAAATTGTACTTACATATTTAAATAAGCACtcgcaaaattgcatccgtgggagaccAAAAGTACGtttcccacagtttttcaaaatcgaaaaaaaaactttttttaaacagccagaacttaaaaaattaatgtaataaaaaaaatgcttaatgataccttaaaaatgtagaaaacctttccattcatttttatctttttatcttttagaATAAAttagttatgaagcaaagaaacaaagtggcccatgataccccactctacCCTAAATAATACCGTTCACTGATtcaaaaggtaaatgctagttggtttggttggtttcttcaataaaaatgaaaacaaaatttttacaaaaatttatatttatttgaaataagtagggactattcattttatttgattttgaaatgtatcatcgtgttaaaaaaaattattgaggtaAGTCCTTTTTTCGCCAGGCTCGTGCAATTCGGCTTCGCGTACTTCCGCGCCATAACGGTGACTAATCCAGTCAGGTCCGGCTTTTTCGaaatgatatctggaggatgacgtggaatacacctcgaagctaggtgggccgatctgaaacaaaagcaatgtattatgaagagaaccagcacaactaaatgagatttaagaaaacacttaccattctgtaccgattttctcatattggcacgaaacaaaacttcccttatgaacgacaaaacagctgaacctcaataaacggattcggcaaatagttacttttgttcgagatgaattgtatcgttttgtttagctcaatccaggtcaatttcacctcgctacaaggtaagttttaccttacttgaatttactttttttctaggtgaattatacttttttattgagctcaattccagtgaacttcacctcgctacaaGTTAAGATTTACCTTTCTTGGATTCACCTTTTCGCTCGGTGAATTgcaccttttttccaacctcgattcaggtaaattttaccacgCTGTGAGGTGgttttcacctcgaagaggtagaagttacctttttggctttcacgagcgctTTCACCTTGctatttctgtaaattttaccttttttattattttcagtgtatgttttatttttcatcaaaaacagcATGAATAAATACAGATCCTGCTACACAGtcaacgaaaattaccgagttcggtaatttttttaccgaaatcctaacatgtgtaaatcgttaaactgttcggtgattttttcggtaaaaaataaacaaacatcggTAAATTGGTTCTTCATTGGTTCTAACATTTTCAGCTTTAACAGGACCTGTAAACATAACTTAGACAAACAGCATAAATATGTTTCTAAGGTCTttaatgttgtatttttttaacaacaataTCAAGAATAATATGAATGGCATAAAGTAATCACAAATGACAACAATGGGGTGGTTCCGGaaagttttcgtattttttcataatatttctgtcaaatttaGAGCGTTCAGCCCACGATTTGCTTTAGAATAGAAAAAGTAAAGTAaaagataataattttttaactaacaTGTGGTGTGAATTGGAACCGTGGTtcttcattttttcatattttgaaaatcgcaaaaatgtCCTCATTTTGGTTTCTGTCACATTTAACGTTAATCAGTACAAATTTGCACCAATtgttaagttgtttttttcctaaatcaaatcaaaaattaccTTCATCAGCAAAGAAATGTCAATGCTTGTGCCTAACTCCAGGGGCaataaaatcaaagaaatttcaGAATTCTTTTTCCTGATTTCCAGCGAGATCCTTTTTCGAATAGCTTTTGAATGAACTTAAAAGTGAGTTTGTTTTCCGCTTAGTATTATTTTCTACGTTCATAGAGGATTCTAGAAACTTTTATGTGCATCTAAGTGTGTCTAATAATGTTAAGTTGAAATATGTCACCATTTCAAGCAATTTCAATCAGTTGTCTCTCTATTTtcgcaaatttattttagaagtaTTCTTTACCGTTTGGCGCATTACTATTGCTgtatttccaaaaattcaaacaagaattGCAATCATTTGAAGgttgcttgaaaaataaatcacaaccattttcccaatttttgttCTGATTCACCCCTCTTTTTACTAACATAAAAGACTTAAAATGATGATAACATTTCTAAAAAcaatatgaagaaaattttgaaaaaattacagtaaaaattgacaaaataactaaaattattatcaaaacataaaaaactgcTTAATCTgtctaaacaaaataaaatatactaaaaaatttattagtcACAAATTGATCATGAAATTAAGCAAAtcacaataaaaatttttagtaatagaataaatacaaaataaatcgtTCGATTTAGGAAACTTATCGATTTTGATAACGCGAAGTAAGTATATcaaacaatttcttcaaatttttatttgtttacataCTTTCCATCTCACGAAATAACTAGATGAAGATtatgttcaaaattattgttgtttcaaataaacttaTAGCTGCATTTTGATTTTCGTTACAAAGAAAGCATGTCTCGATGTTGCGAATATGTGTATATCAAACCCAACAGATGCGAACGTGTGTGTATATTTGGCATTCCACGTTGTCGCTTCCTAGCGGAAAGGATAAATTTGAATTCCCGTCGAAAGATTCCATCTCAACGTCACTGAACCACATCGAATCCCATTATGGTGCTTGTCGTGATCCGTGCAAAATTTGCACGCCGCGTTGTTATCCTCTCTGAACGGAGAAGAGATCCTAATTGAATTAGAACCGAGAGGGCAACTCAGCAGTTTGCATTCCCTACGCCGAGGAGACGGATCCCACAATCTGTATTCCGTTCCGTTCCGTCAGTTCGGTTCTTCCCATTTCCGTTGTCTACTTTCTATCTGTGAGATAACTAAGAGGAAGTTGCAACCACGATGTGTTTTTCCTCGGCGCTTAAAACAGTTGTTGAATTTGATTATTTCCGGAAcggttttcacttttttgcatttttgaatctGGTGCTTACAAATTACGAAATGTTCCATGAACAAGCGTGACTGAACAAATTTGCTGTCCTAAGTGCAGTATGGTAGGGGAAATTCGACTTGGATGTTTTTTCTTCATGGGAAGAGGAAAATTAAATTGCTTATGTTTTACAATCAATGGTCTTTAACAATTAACGACGTTGGTAGCGTATGCATGAATATGAAGATGGAGCCGGAAATTTCGCATGAAACTCGTGCTTATAAATAATGACACAAAATATGAATAGGAAATTCAATTAGGACGAATCCTTGTTCCTGAAATAATTCGTTGGATTCGGATCGGAATACTTACTTAAAAATAAGCTTTTCATATTCGTTGTTTAGAATCCAATATTCTTTTACTGGAAATCGATCTTCAAGCTCAGATTGTTTAGCCAAagtaaggccggaacaaacaTCAATTTCGTCTTCTGTCACTCCCCCCCTTTGAAATTTCCTAGCAATCcgaagaggaaaaaaataaaaattaaagtattttatggaaatttcggaaaatttatcaaatatccgaaaggtTACAAGAACGAAAtacaaattgtgaaaaatcatttgtatgattgatttatcaccttttgtatgattgattttattgaatttattgataaaaaaaatactatttatgggttttgtgcaatgatatagtgtGTAATTTTAGAGCATTCAATTATTAGTGTTTTcgaattatgttttattatccCCTTTTGCGATGATCCAGCCCCgaatgacaaaagaaggatctGAAATTTGCTCCAACCTAATAACTTCATATTAAACATTGAAAGCATCGGATCCAATTCAGAACCTGTTAAAAAAACAAGGTGTTTGGTATcgctaattttaaaattatcaggCCAACTTGGCCTATCGCTAATCGAATCCGCTAAATGGGGTGTAAAAGAACAATATCTGAAATGTAGAGTGCAAATCGCTTATCGCTGAAAATTgcataatatcatcaaaacacAAGTATTGACGACTTTTTCAATCATAACATTAATGAGAAAAGAGATACTGTAAAATTATATGACTGACATCACGGATGCTTCAGAAATAGTGTTATGTTCTAGAATCAAAACCTTTGGGACTATAACCTGTTCATGGTCTGCCAGAAGGttccattaaaaatttcagctcatttggttcactttaaccctcatccgcattagagtgtcattttgacactattccaagtttgaaggcttcaaaagcttcaaaatacaaaaatttcttcgaggaccctaaatgaattcaaaagttcttgaatattgtatctttactttttctatggacgaaccctggaagcctggacaaaagaactcccttttccgacttaaagtgtcaatttgacactccaaaagtaaaatctatctaagcCGTTAccgaaaccttgtaatgtcagtaaaatatgtttagaacattatatatagcgcCAGCGCCagcgccacgagcttttgggcctgcctcttcttcgatgcccatctggattccagtcaagcgcctctctgcaaatctcgttttcatctcttcgcagcgtgtgcccaatccatctccacttacgttcccgaatctcgatttctagcgccttttgatgacaccggcgatgaagttcaacgtttgagatccagttgccaggccaccaggcgcggatgatgttccgcaggcagcgattcacaaaaacttgcagttttcgcgtcgtcaccgcatatgtgcaccaagtttcacacccgtgcagcaatacggatttgacgtttgagttgaagattcggatcttagttcgtagagagatctggcgtgaccgccagatgtttcggagactcgcaaacgcaaatcgggcttttctgatccgggtttcgatgtccttcttggtaccaccatcaggcgtaatctggctaccaagatactggaagcactccactgtctcaacctgttgtccagctaccacgaaattgaaacgattttctgtattgatttccatcgacttggtctttccgacattgattttgagacctgctgccttggagctttcggtgaggtcgtcgagtttgctctgcatgatgttttcatggttaagtcggtcgaatgctttttcgaaatcaacgaacaccagcagaagagagtcctggaattcgttgatttgttccagtatgattcgtagcgttgtgatgtggtccacacatgatcgtcgagatcggaatccagcttgttgccgtcggagtgtagcgtctattttctcctggatcctgttcagaatcactttgcagagtactttgagggttgtacagatcaacgttatgcctcgccagttaccgcactctgtcaggtctcctttcttcgggacctttacgaggataccctgcatccagtcggccgggaatgttgcagtatcccagatgtcagcgaaaagacggtgcaacatttgtgctgatagggcagggtcggctttcagcatttcagcagggatgcaatcgatcccaggtgctttgttggatttcatgtttttgattgccgcttctatttcagccagcgaaggcgcttccgagttgacgccatttatgcgacttactgttggcgcttcgagctgcagattctgttggccatcgctattcgtgactcggaagagttgttcgaagtgctcagtccatcgtttgagctgatctgttcgatcggtcaataactgacctgctcggtcttttagcggcattcttgcattagtccttgcaccactgaggcggcgagaaatgtcataaagtaatcggatatctccattggcggcggctctttctccctcttcggctagggagtttgtccaggctctcttgtctcgtccacaagctcgtttaactgccttttccagctccgcatatcgtaagcgggcggctgctttggctgacccggtagatgcctgctcaattccgactttcgcctatctccgatcatcgaccatcctccaagtttcatccgacatccattcactccttcttccacaaactttaccgagagtaccatggctcgtcgtgataaaggcattcttgattccacaccactgttcttcgactgttccgtctgtcggcagctccgaggctcgggattctagctgttcaacgtatgcccttttcacctctggattctccaaccggcggacgtcgtatcgacacccaactttctcctcgcgccgttggacacgtgcaactctcagtcgtatctcgccaaggacgaggtgatggtcagatgcaatgtctgcgcttcgcttgttgcggacatcaagaaggctccttctccattttcggctgatgcaaatgtggtcaatttgattttctgttcggccatctcgagatacccaagtgaccttatgtgctggtcgatgggggaagagcgatccaccgatcaccatgttgttgtgtccacaaaattctacaaacagctctccgttttcgctcatctgtcctaggccatggcgccccatgatgcgctcaaggtcctgattgtcggagccaatttttgcgttgaagtcgcccaaatggatttgaatgtcacccttcggaattctctcaaccacgccgttcagttgactgtaaaactgctctttctcctgcgagtcggcaacgtcagttggcgcataacactggaccattgtaaggtttctaacccgtgttctaaatctggctacgattattctttcgtttaattaaggacgtttcggcttctcagtcatttgaaatttaattaaaaacagcacatttactcaatgtccaacgtttcggccatgatcttggccatcatcagggaaaatctataatttattataatttgatgaatatttttgtgttttacaTTCTAAGTTGATCGACTTACAGAGTGTGTACTGTTTGTGTCTGTTAGATTTTTGATGGCTGGGTTGATGTTGGATTTTTCCGAACCTATATTGTTTTAAATAGCACtaagttttaatttgattttgtgtTGTTGATTTTTGCGTACATAccagaattaataataatttaaaacactgGATTATTCTAACTAACcactttttgtgtcttttttaaaaatgtctgtCTCCTAGCGATCACTTCTTGAtgactattatttttattatctgtGGCTATAGAACTTGTAGTTGGATTCTGATCTGTGTTTTTATTGTGTTGGTGTGTTTgtgattttgatttgtttatgTTTCGTTCGGCTCAGTCGGGTCGGGTTGGTTGTTGATGATATGGGGTTTGTGTGGTTTTTTCCCTTTTCGGATTTCGGCGTTAGAGAGGAGTCCCGCGTAGATTATACTCACACCTTGGACGTCCCTGCGTGAGTTAACTGCATGTGGTTCGGTGGCTATGTGGAAACACTCGAGCATGTCTAGTGTGTGTGGGTTAAATGTGCGATCAACGATGTTTACATTCTCCAGATTGAAGCGATGTTTATATATAATGCAGTGTTTGAGAAGAGCGGTTTTCTCTCCTAGCTGTACGACTTCTGGATCGGTGTACTCTCGGCCAGTCTTTAGCAGCTTCTCAAGACTATTCACATTTGATTTGTGCCCATATATGCGTTGTTTCATGCTATTGGTGGTTTTTCCCACGTATCTCCCAGGGCACGTATCGCATGGAATGGAGTAAACGCAGTTGTAAATTTGGGACTTCTCTATCGGATCTTTTACTTtgctgaaaaacattttaacgGTGTGTGTATTTCTGTCGGCAATTCTGATCGCTGGATATTGTTTGCGTAGATCTTTGTTGATTTGATGACTTAGACCCGGTATGTGTGGTAGAGAAAAGTATGTGATGGGTTTGTCGATGATTGGAGGCTGTGGTATTGGCGGAGGTGCTGGTGGCGGGGCAGGTGGTGGTGATGGTGGTGGCGGTGATGGTTGTGGCGTTATTATTGGTGCATCTATTTTGGGTtcctgttgtttgttttgacttGGGTTTTCGTTTTGTATTATACGATGAAACAGGCGGCTTATGAGTGTTGGTGGATAGTTGTTTCGCTTTAGGAGATCGTATACGatgtgttgttgttttgatttttccatATTGCTGCTCAGTTTGATGACTCTTTGGATGAAGTTGGCAGCTACATTGATTTTCTGGTGCATGTTGTGGAAAGACAGAAAATTGAGCATTCTTCCCGACGAGATAGGTTTGCAGTACCATTCCGTATCTAACGTGTTGTCGTGATTTCGGATAACCGTCATGTCCAGGAAAGGGAGTCGACCATCGATTTCTTCTTCAGCAGTGAATTGGAGATGTACATCATACTCGTTGAAGATTTTGAGTGTTGATTGGATTTTATCGTGTGGTAGAATTAAGAAGAGGTCGTCGACATATTTTTTCAGAGTGATGACGGGgaaatctaacttttttatgCTTGTGTCTAGTAGTGCATTGAGAACTATATCAGCCAGGATAGGTGATAGAGCGCTTCCCATAGCTGTGCCAAATTTTTGTTGGTAGATTTGCGTCCGGAACATGAAGTAACTAGAGCTAGTTAGGAATTCGACAATTTCAATAAAGAGAtctaaattgatatttgttacttttttaatGACATCCCAGTTTTCAATAATGTCTCTTATGACCAGATTGATGGGCACGTTAGTGAAAAGAGATATCACATCAAACGAAACCATTTTATGGCCGGGGGGTACGGTTGAGCCGAACGACTGAGCCGAACGAAAcataaacaaatcaaaatcacAAACACACCAACACAATAAAAACACAGATCAGAATCCAACTACAAGTTCTATAGCCacagataataaaaataatagtcaTCAAGAAGTGATCGCTAGGAGacagacatttttaaaaaagacacaaaaagtgGTTAGTTAGAATAATCcagtgttttaaattattattaattctggTATGTACGCAAAAATCAACAacacaaaatcaaattaaaacttaGTGCTATTTAAAACAATATAGGTTCGGAAAAATCCAACATCAACCCAGCCATCAAAAATCTAACAGACACAAACAGTACACACTCTGTAAGTCGATCAACTTAGAAtgtaaaacacaaaaatattcatcaaattataataaattatagattttccctgatgatggccaagatcatggccgaaacgttggacattgagtaaatgtgctgtttttaattaaatttcaaatgactgAGAAGCCGAAACGTCCTTAATTAAACTACATTCATCAGTCGCAGATTCATCaaattattctttcgtttatcggttcccatctaatgagggccgcgtaggcctgcgggcttaacaggaaaccaactcctcgttcccgagtagcatgttctcctcgtatgtcagagtaaagcaggacttgcccggattgtgtcttgtgttctccagtattaggccaacggacttcgctcagtcccagaatttcaagcttgaggcggctagcctctctagcaagttgttccagtttgccttgttgggcaagggttaaaacattccaagttccaattcgtgtccgtgttttcatgctaaaagtcgtcgccaaagttccaggtcggtcatttctttcggattccgtaacaatttaaaatctggagcagtaggttgttagcctaaagtccctatcccgcgatggggctgccatcttggacttagctggcgggagccgcatttcataaattcagccgcttgctgcaagacagacgctgtttgagcc
This sequence is a window from Uranotaenia lowii strain MFRU-FL chromosome 3, ASM2978415v1, whole genome shotgun sequence. Protein-coding genes within it:
- the LOC129752661 gene encoding uncharacterized protein LOC129752661 — its product is MVSFDVISLFTNVPINLVIRDIIENWDVIKKVTNINLDLFIEIVEFLTSSSYFMFRTQIYQQKFGTAMGSALSPILADIVLNALLDTSIKKLDFPVITLKKYVDDLFLILPHDKIQSTLKIFNEYDVHLQFTAEEEIDGRLPFLDMTVIRNHDNTLDTEWYCKPISSGRMLNFLSFHNMHQKINVAANFIQRVIKLSSNMEKSKQQHIVYDLLKRNNYPPTLISRLFHRIIQNENPSQNKQQEPKIDAPIITPQPSPPPPSPPPAPPPAPPPIPQPPIIDKPITYFSLPHIPGLSHQINKDLRKQYPAIRIADRNTHTVKMFFSKVKDPIEKSQIYNCVYSIPCDTCPGRYVGKTTNSMKQRIYGHKSNVNSLEKLLKTGREYTDPEVVQLGEKTALLKHCIIYKHRFNLENVNIVDRTFNPHTLDMLECFHIATEPHAVNSRRDVQGVSIIYAGLLSNAEIRKGKKPHKPHIINNQPDPTEPNET